In Megalops cyprinoides isolate fMegCyp1 chromosome 25, fMegCyp1.pri, whole genome shotgun sequence, a single window of DNA contains:
- the rassf8b gene encoding ras association domain-containing protein 8b has protein sequence MELKVWVDGVQRIVCGVTEATTCQEVVIALAQAIGRTGRYTLIEQWRETERHLAPHENPIVSLNKWGQYASDVQLILRRTGPSLSERPTSDGAARGPARGLYRQSLPPLAKLRPPVDRALKRKEPKRKSLTFTGGAKGLMDIFGKGREAEAKLRAMNGHNAAVALGPREELARLVRLQKEKLQQLERRLESCEAELRGWAEHGGTGGGAGSGLEEELLRLEQRVRKNDVEIEEEEFWENELQIEQENEKQLQERLQELRARIQECEAKLGDYLARIRGMEAGLEAERLQLEMQEAQQVDEEELRAKVQKVKAELDLQTQHTARLESSCRAVERSLGQSSKRLQEKEQELEQLTKELRQVNLQQFIQQTGTKVTVLPAELSEEEAIHVGPATDPSPQLGSLKRPGSSRQLPNDLRVLQKTLSSGFNPEGIYV, from the exons ATGGAGCTGAAAGTGTGGGTGGATGGCGTCCAGCGCATCGTCTGCGGGGTCACCGAGGCCACCACCTGCCAGGAGGTGGTCATCGCCCTGGCCCAGGCCATAG GACGCACTGGGAGGTACACGCTGATCGAGCAATGGCGCGAGACGGAGCGGCACCTGGCCCCCCACGAGAACCCCATCGTCTCGCTCAATAAGTGGGGCCAGTATGCCAGCGACGTGCAGCTGATCCTGCGGCGCACCGGCCCCTCTCTGAGCGAGCGGCCCACGTCCGACGGCGCCGCCCGCGGCCCCGCCCGCGGCCTCTACCGCCAGAGCCTTCCGCCCCTGGCCAAGCTCCGCCCCCCCGTCGACCGCGCCCTCAAGCGCAAGGAGCCCAAGCGCAAGTCGCTCACCTTCACGGGCGGGGCCAAGGGGCTGATGGATATCTTCGGGAAGGGCAGGGAGGCGGAGGCCAAGCTGCGGGCCATGAACGGCCACAACGCCGCCGTGGCACTGGGCCCGCGGGAGGAGCTGGCCCGCCTGGTGCGCCTGCAGaaggagaagctgcagcagctggagaggcGGCTGGAGAGCTGCGAGGCGGAGCTGAGGGGCTGGGCGGAGCACGGCGGCACCGGCGGCGGCGCTGGCTCgggcctggaggaggagctgttGCGGCTGGAGCAGCGCGTGCGCAAGAACGACGTGGAGATCGAGGAGGAGGAGTTCTGGGAGAACGAGCTGCAGATTGAGCAGGAGAACgagaagcagctgcaggagcgGCTGCAGGAGCTGCGGGCCCGCATCCAGGAGTGCGAGGCAAAGCTGGGAGATTACCTGGCCCGCATCCGGGGCATGGAGGCCGGCCTGGAGGCTGAGCGGCTGCAGCTGGAGATGCAGGAGGCCCAGCAGGTGGACGAAGAGGAGCTGAGGGCCAAGGTGCAGAAGGTAAAGGCCGAGCTGGACCTGCAGACCCAGCACACCGCAAGGCTggagagcagctgcagggcGGTGGAGCGCTCGCTAGGACAGTCCAGCAAGCGGCTACAG gagaaggagcaggagctggagcagctgacCAAGGAGCTGAGGCAGGTGAACCTGCAGCAGTTCATTCAGCAGACGGGCACCAAGGTCACGGTGCTGCCCGCGGAGCTGAGCGAAGAGGAGGCCATCCACGTGGGCCCGGCCACAG ACCCGTCACCCCAGCTCGGCTCGCTGAAACGCCCGGGCTCGTCCCGCCAGCTACCCAATGACCTTCGTGTGCTGCAGAAGACGCTGTCCTCGGGCTTCAACCCCGAGGGCATCTATGTCtaa